The genomic window TCCAAGGCCTATTATGTTCGCGCGGGCCTGTTCAAGGATGTCGACGCCTGCATCTTCACCCATGTTTCCAGCGACTTCAGCACCGGCTGGGGCGATCTTGGCAACACCGGCATGGTCTCCGTCGAATATACCTTCCATGGCAAGACCGCGCATTCCGCCGGCATGCCATGGGAAGGGCGCAGCGCGCTTGATGCGGTGGAGCTGATGAACGTCGCCTGGAACATGCGGCGCGAGCATCTGCCGCTGACCCAACGGTCGCATTATGTGGTGACCGAGGGGGGCGGCCAGCCCAATATCGTGCCGGACAAGGCCAGCGTCTGGTATTATTTCCGCGACAAAGATTTCGCGAGCGTCCGCACCCTGTTCGACACGGGCAACACCATCGCCAAGGCCGCCGGGATGGGCACCGGCACCACGGTGACGCAGCGCACGCTGGGTTATGCCGCGCCCAATTTCGGCAACAAGCCGCTGGCCGAGGCCGCCTGGGCGAACATCAAGGCGGTCGGCATGCCTGAATGGAGCGCGGGCGACCAGGCCTTCGCCAAATCGGTGCAGCAGGCGAACGGCCGCGAGCTGAAGCCGCTGTCGACCGAGGTCAAGCCGCTCTCCACGCCCGACAATCGCGAAAAGACGATGGGCGGCGGGTCGGACGATATCGGCGACGTGATGTGGACGGTGCCGACGATCACCGTGCGCTACCCCTCCAACATCCCCAGCATGATCGGCCACAACGTGCTGTCCGCCATCGCCATGGCGACGCCGATCGCGCACAAGGGCGCGGTGCAGGGCGCCAAGGCGGTGACGGCCACCGTCATCGACCTGATGACCACCCCGTCACTGGTGACGGAGGCGAAAACCTTCCAGCAGACGGTGCAGTTCAAGGATCAGAAATACGATCCCGTGCTGACCGATGCGGATAAGCCGGCAGTGCATCTCAATGCCGAAGTGATGGAGCGTATGCGCCCCAGGCTGAAGCCGTTTTATTATGATCCGGCGAAGCACCCGAGCTATCTGGAACAGCTCAAGGTCGCCTATCCTTCGTCCTGAGCATGGCCGTCAGCCGCCCGCCGGGTGCCGCCCGGCGCGCGAGGCGTGACGCGGCCGCGATCGGCGGGCGACCGGGCTAGGGAGGTTGAACATGCGGATCCGCCCGTTTCGTCCCGCCGATGCGCCGGCGCTCGCGGCCTTGTTCCACGCCGCCGTGCACCGCGCGGGCAGCCGGTACTATACGCCCGAACAACTGCACGCCTGGAGCCCGGCGCCGCCCCCGCCCGATCGCTACATCGAACAGGGGCACGGCCGCACCTTCCTGGTCGCGCAGGACGCCGCCGGGCGCGTGATCGGCTATGGCGATCTGGAGCGCGACGGGCATATCGATCACCTTTATTGCCACCCGGACGTGATCGGCACCGGCGTCGGCGGCGCGATCCTCGATGCGCTGGAACAAGCGGCGCGCCGCGACGCAATCGCGAGCCTGTACGTGGAAGCAAGCGAGAACGCCCGCCCCCTCTTCGAACGCCGCGGCTTCACGCTCGATGCGCGCAACGATTTCGAGCGGCGCGGCGTAGCGATCCACAATTATCGCATGTCGAAGCGGCTGGTGCAGGCAAGGACGCCCGTTCCCTGATCCAGGCATTGCGGCGACGGCGGCGGATTGAGGGGCAGCTGTCGCCCAGTTGCGGACATCAAGTTGAGCCGACCTAGCGCTTTGGAGGGGCTATAAATGAGATATTGGAACGTACTCCTTCGGCTGCTTCTCGCGAGTGCGTTGGGACAAGCCGATGCTTCTGCGTCGCCGAAGATGAAGAACTTCTCTCCCGATGTGTTGCGTTTGAAACTTGCAGACCCGGCTCGGGCACCGCTTTCGGCAAAAATGCTACGAGAGGCTATTTCTGGCAGGCAGCTACTACCAGACGATAAGGTGATTATGCCGAAAAGTTTATACCTACACATTTCCTATGGTGAATGTGCACCAGTGGAGAGCTTCTATTCTGATGGTAGATGGCAAAGGCAGTACTGCGGCCGAGCGCCTATGGAAGAAACCGGAACATGGTCTGTAAAGTCCAGTGCTTCTAGAGCCGAACTATGCGTGATCAATGAGAATAAGGAGGAATATTGTCGAACTGCGTGGGGTCGCTTGTCACCGGATACACTGATCATGACAGTCAGAGGGCGCCTACTTGAAAGCGACCCAGAGTATAACCCCTACCGTACGGTGCCCCTGAAGGTCCGCTAGCCACCCCCTCCCGCCGTTGCTCCCGATCAACCCTGATATTGCGCCGCGCCGGCATTCGGATAGCATTACCGCACAGGAGAGGCGGCCATGACCGATATTGAGACGCTTGCCGCGTCGATCGAGGGCAATCTGTGCGTCATCCGGCTGCAACGGCCCGACGTGCTGAACGCCTTTGATTACGACATGCTGCTCGCCTTTCGCCGCGCGGTGGACGATGCCGCCGCCGATCCGCGCGTCTTCGCCATTGTCGTGACGGGCGCTGGCCGCGCCTTTTGCGCCGGGATCGACGTGTCGCTGCTGGAACGTGCGGCGAGCGGCGGGGCGACGGGCGCTGGGGACGGGCTGCATCGGCCGGAAGGACCCGCGCTGTTCGCCTTTCTGCTGCGCACGCCCAAGCCGGTGATCGCGGCGGTGAACGGCATCGCGGCGGGCGGTGGCTTTGTCCTGTCGATGATGTGCGACCTGCGCTTCATGGCTGCCGACGCCAGCGTCACCACCGTTTTCTCGCGCCGCGGGCTGGTGGCGGAACATGGCATGAGCTGGCTGCTCCCGCGCCAGCTTGGCACCAGCCGCGCGCTCGATCTGCTATGGAGTTCGCGCCGCGTCGGGGCGGAGGAGGCGCTGCGGCTTGGCCTGGCAGATCGGGTGGCAGAGCCCGATGCGCTGCTCGGCGCCATCCACGCCTATGTCGATGACATGGCCGCCACCGTGTCGCCGCGCGCGATCGCGACGATCAAGCGCCAGGTCTATGATCATTGGGCGCAGGATTTCCTTGCCGCCTCCGTCCAGTCCGAGCAGTTGATGCAGGCGGCGCTCGCCCATCCCGACGCCGCCGAGGGCGCGCGCAGCTTCATCGAGCGGCGCCCGCCGCGCTTCCAGCCTCTGGGGGAAAGCCAGCCATGACCGACTATCGCACTATCC from Sphingomonas sp. OV641 includes these protein-coding regions:
- a CDS encoding amidohydrolase, which encodes MRPSRIVATALIAAMVAPSAIAAPADDAAKARLKADAIVGVERQAKLVQEMVDSVYSFAEPGFQEFQTMEYLTGILAKNGFRIEKGVAGIPTAWTATWGSGGPLIALGSDVDGLLGLSQIPGSPALKPQVEGAPGHGEGHNSGMPLVIAAAISAKQVMEKNRIPGRLMLWPGIAEELLGSKAYYVRAGLFKDVDACIFTHVSSDFSTGWGDLGNTGMVSVEYTFHGKTAHSAGMPWEGRSALDAVELMNVAWNMRREHLPLTQRSHYVVTEGGGQPNIVPDKASVWYYFRDKDFASVRTLFDTGNTIAKAAGMGTGTTVTQRTLGYAAPNFGNKPLAEAAWANIKAVGMPEWSAGDQAFAKSVQQANGRELKPLSTEVKPLSTPDNREKTMGGGSDDIGDVMWTVPTITVRYPSNIPSMIGHNVLSAIAMATPIAHKGAVQGAKAVTATVIDLMTTPSLVTEAKTFQQTVQFKDQKYDPVLTDADKPAVHLNAEVMERMRPRLKPFYYDPAKHPSYLEQLKVAYPSS
- a CDS encoding GNAT family N-acetyltransferase; this encodes MRIRPFRPADAPALAALFHAAVHRAGSRYYTPEQLHAWSPAPPPPDRYIEQGHGRTFLVAQDAAGRVIGYGDLERDGHIDHLYCHPDVIGTGVGGAILDALEQAARRDAIASLYVEASENARPLFERRGFTLDARNDFERRGVAIHNYRMSKRLVQARTPVP
- a CDS encoding enoyl-CoA hydratase-related protein: MTDIETLAASIEGNLCVIRLQRPDVLNAFDYDMLLAFRRAVDDAAADPRVFAIVVTGAGRAFCAGIDVSLLERAASGGATGAGDGLHRPEGPALFAFLLRTPKPVIAAVNGIAAGGGFVLSMMCDLRFMAADASVTTVFSRRGLVAEHGMSWLLPRQLGTSRALDLLWSSRRVGAEEALRLGLADRVAEPDALLGAIHAYVDDMAATVSPRAIATIKRQVYDHWAQDFLAASVQSEQLMQAALAHPDAAEGARSFIERRPPRFQPLGESQP